Proteins co-encoded in one Papilio machaon chromosome 24, ilPapMach1.1, whole genome shotgun sequence genomic window:
- the LOC106720487 gene encoding cell growth-regulating nucleolar protein has protein sequence MVVFTCGHCGESVQKPKVEKHYLTKCRNRTPNLSCMDCFKDFLGNDYDAHIKCITEEERYSGKGFTAKEKKGEKKQNAWVEMLQSVLDETETKSPNVLRIIETISKHNNTPRKKPKFVNFVKNVCGQKTNPKDIDQAWDLISVKLAALSQVNGHNKNNSEKNANGECNGKSEDKSKGISKDNVKNGDEVENATEKEENEDESNDVPIKNGNCDVPDKKLSKKQRKEEKKKKKYEAELQDAEQHPAEEEVVEVQSKKKGKKNKNKENKANGTDEAEGDNNIEGKNKNKKRKRQDTVNTIPEVVEDEIAIEEPIKVKAQQKKKKVDSEEDSVTLHDQNVAKSEEQSTKNDKFNWHAVIVSVLQKKDNEVPFKRLQKKVLSEYSEITGNEVDDRIAEKFIKKLKSAPNVRVDKNRVVLVQEDDD, from the exons ATGGTAGTGTTTACTTGTGGACATTGTGGCGAATCCGTACAAAAACCAAAAGTAGAAAAGCATTATCTCACAAAATGTAGGAACCGTACTCCTAACTTGTCCTGTATGGATTGCTTCAAGGACTTTTT AGGGAATGATTATGATGCTCATATCAAATGTATAACTGAGGAGGAAAGATATTCTGGCAAAGGTTTCACAGCCAAAGAAAAGAAAGGCGAGAAGAAGCAAAATGCCTGGGTTGAGATGTTACAATCCGTGTTAGACGAGACTGAAACAAAATCTCCTAATGTACTTAGAATTATTGAAACAATtagtaaacataataatacTCCCAGAAAGAAGccaaaatttgttaattttgttaaaaatgtttgtggtCAAAAAACAAATCCAAAAGATATTGATCAAGCATGGGATCTGATTTCAGTAAAGCTGGCAGCTTTATCCCAAGTGAATGGACATAACAAGAATAATAGCGAAAAGAATGCAAATGGAGAGTGTAATGGAAAATCTGAAGACAAGTCAAAAGGAATTTCTAAAGACAATGTGAAGAATGGCGATGAAGTTGAAAATGCCACTGAAAAGGAAGAGAACGAAGATGAAAGTAATGATGTGCCAATAAAAAATGGTAACTGTGACGTCCCTGATAAGAAATTGTCTAAGAAGCAGCgcaaagaagaaaagaaaaagaagaagtaTGAAGCTGAATTACAGGATGCTGAACAACATCCTGCTGAAGAAGAAGTTGTAGAAGTTCAATCGaaaaagaaaggaaaaaagaataaaaataaagagaataAAGCAAATGGTACAGATGAAGCAGAAGGTGATAATAACATTGaagggaaaaataaaaacaaaaagagaaAACGTCAGGATACTGTTAACACTATACCTGAAGTTGTTGAAGATGAAATTGCAATTGAGGAGCCAATTAAAGTAAAAGCTcaacaaaagaagaaaaaagtaGATTCAGAGGAAGACAGTGTTACACTGCATGACCAAAATGTAGCCAAAAGTGAAGAACAATCAactaaaaatgacaaatttaattggCATGCAGTTATTGTGTCTGTTTTACAGAAGAAAGATAATGAAGTACCTTTTAAAAGACTGCAAAAGAAAGTTCTTTCTGAATATTCGGAAATTACTGGCAATGAAGTTGACGACAGGATTGCCgagaaatttataaagaaattaaaaagtgcCCCAAATGTTAGAGTTGATAAAAATAGAGTTGTTCTGGTACAAGAAGATGAtgattag
- the LOC106720476 gene encoding melanotransferrin, with amino-acid sequence MAAMYSFVILLLIGFGEAYYYNDNLSQVLLQKEKEKNLELVTWCTTSVLEQEKCEKLAKAVMQDKGLFGDDYREIACKRAFDTEDCMIWVDQGEATLLALDAGEVYIAGRYHSLVPIAQELYGNGEPYQYSVAVVRKGSLPSVQPSTGLHGLRGARACFPGVGALAGWVMPVHILMQEGGLKITDCNNHIKSAVDYFGDSCAPNSLKDIYNPIGDNPDKLCKLCSGGAGIRCTLADPYAGYEGALKCLVDNNSGDIAFVRDTTIQHALLSHKILGGVSEDSFELICRDGSRAPVTSWEKCNWGRIPADAVVTSSAASQEQRKSYQNLLQKMVQLYGEPNPSNKNPNNTFGQQNRDQYGNPFSSTERDSYDTYDPYRRNRFNYDDKQDNDGNRVSTLAPYQARLDRSGQPIELPFQLFVSNETTDLLLQDATINFRMLHEEEQASKHILNNKYVGDQAEKAVLGVRACPLKRAILCVTSDPEMDKCIKMRIALKAAVLSPTLSCWRGHSARHCERAVAEGSADFTVLDAADMLHAAYKHRLVPFMQEVYTSGESWYYAVAVAKEQDPDTDLTYLRGKNTCHSGIGTAAGWIYPLAYLLSNGWIRPYGCDGAHAAAQYFSKSCAPGALSTEYVDAATVPHDNLCHLCHGASFRRCRRDASEPYYGHVGALRCMVEGGGDVAFARHTAPAEVSGGRRREWWARDLLPDDLQLLCPDGTRAKMYEYEHCNLGKVPGAVLMGRANHTELDTYSNLMIYAQQLYGAATSDEFSFSMFFSQPPYADLIFSDAAVRLKPLAHSKRSAETIAGPALLRAARIVSCDAPQASYYVAPDPEFLSHSYRTYIMGHVLAITLFMVVLMQ; translated from the exons atggcAGCTATGTATAGTTTTGTAATACTACTGTTAATAG GTTTTGGAGAAGCTTATTATTACAATGACAATTTATCTCAAGTTCTATtgcaaaaagaaaaagagaaaaatcTAGAACTTGTAACATGGTGTACCACATCAGTCCTAGAACAGGAAAAATGTGAGAAATTGGCCAAAGCGGTGATGCAGGATAAGGGTCTATTTGGCGATGATTACAGAGAAATTGCATGTAAAAGG GCTTTTGACACTGAAGACTGTATGATATGGGTGGATCAAGGAGAAGCTACACTTTTAGCTTTAGATGCTGGTGAAGTTTATATCGCAGGCAGATATCACTCTCTCGTACCAATAGCACAAGAG TTATATGGCAATGGTGAACCATATCAATATTCTGTGGCTGTTGTGAGGAAGGGAAGTCTACCTTCAGTTCAGCCGAGTACAGGACTGCACGGACTGCGGGGTGCAAGGGCCTGCTTCCCTGGTGTAGGGGCATTAGCTGGATGGGTTATGCCAGTACATATT cTGATGCAAGAAGGTGGTTTGAAAATAACAGATTGTAATAATCATATCAAATCAGCGGTGGATTACTTCGGAGACTCGTGTGCACCAAACTCATTGAAGGACATATACAATCCTATTGGAGACAATCCTGACaa GTTATGCAAGTTGTGTTCTGGTGGTGCGGGTATACGTTGTACATTAGCGGACCCTTACGCAGGGTACGAAGGTGCACTCAAGTGTCTCGTAGACAACAACTCCGGTGATATCGCATTCGTAAGAGATACGACCATACAACATGCGCTGTTATCACACAAAATATTAG gtGGAGTGAGTGAGGATAGCTTTGAATTGATATGTCGCGATGGTTCCCGCGCTCCTGTGACGTCATGGGAGAAGTGCAACTGGGGTCGTATCCCCGCTGACGCTGTTGTGACCAGCAGCGCCGCCTCACAGGAACAAAGGAAAAG CTATCAAAATCTTCTACAGAAAATGGTGCAATTGTACGGTGAACCCAATCCTTCTAATAAGAATCCAAACAATACATTCGGACAACAGAATCGCGATCAGTATGGTAATCCGTTCAGTTCTACTGAACGAGATTCATATGATACATATGACCCGTACAGaagaaatagatttaattacgATGACAAACAAGATAATGATGGAAATAG agTAAGCACACTAGCACCGTACCAAGCTAGATTGGATCGTTCCGGACAACCTATTGAACTGCCTTTCCAATTGTTTGTTTCTAATGAAACTACTGATTTGTTGCTACAG gatGCAACAATAAACTTCCGTATGTTACATGAAGAAGAACAAGCATCAAAACACATATTGAACAATAAGTATGTCGGAGACCAGGCAGAGAAAGCGGTGCTGGGTGTCAGAGCATGTCCATTGAAGCGAGCTATACTGTGTGTTACAAGTGACCCGGAGATGGACAAGTGTATTAAAATGAGA ATAGCGTTGAAGGCGGCTGTGTTGTCGCCGACATTGTCGTGTTGGCGCGGACACAGCGCACGTCACTGCGAGCGCGCGGTCGCTGAAGGTAGTGCTGACTTCACAGTACTGGATGCTGCGGACATGCTGCACGCCGCGTATAAACACCGGCTAGTACCCTTCATGCAGGAG gTTTACACAAGCGGCGAGAGTTGGTACTACGCAGTTGCAGTTGCCAAAGAACAAGACCCCGACACCGACCTGACGTATCTGCGCGGCAAGAACACCTGCCACTCTGGGATCGGCACCGCAGCGGGATGGATATATCCATTGGCCTATCTGCTATCCAATGGATGGATCAG GCCGTACGGTTGCGATGGCGCACACGCAGCCGCGCAGTACTTCAGCAAGTCGTGCGCACCTGGCGCCCTCAGCACCGAGTACGTGGACGCCGCCACTGTGCCGCACGACAATCTCTGCCATCTCTGTCATGGAGCTTCCTTCAG ACGTTGTCGTCGTGACGCGAGCGAGCCGTACTACGGGCACGTGGGCGCGCTGCGCTGCATGGTGGAGGGGGGAGGGGATGTTGCCTTCGCGCGACACACCGCCCCCGCTGAGGTGTCAGGTGGGCGACGACGAGAGTGGTGGGCGCGAGACCTGCTGCCAGACGACCTGCAGCTGCTCTGTCCTGATG GTACTCGTGCTAAGATGTATGAATATGAACACTGCAATCTAGGCAAAGTACCCGGCGCGGTGTTGATGGGACGCGCCAATCACACAGAACTTGATACGTATTCGAATCTCATGATATACGCACAACAATTATATGGCGCAGCCACTTCTGATGAATTCAG TTTCAGCATGTTCTTTTCTCAACCACCATACGCAGATCTAATCTTCAGCGATGCAGCAGTCCGTCTAAAGCCATTGGCACACAGCAAGCGATCAGCTGAGACAATAGCTGGTCCAGCGCTACTCAGAGCTGCAAGAATAGTGTCATGTGATGCACCTCAAGCCTCATATTATGTAGCTCCCGATCCTGAATTCTTATCACATTCTTACAGAACATATATTATGGGACATGTACTGGCTATTACATTGTTTATGGTCGTTTTAATGCAATAA
- the LOC106720475 gene encoding telomerase reverse transcriptase-like: MDNPICFSHYFINKQNIRTFKNVLNLKYLKEKDSKVFCEYIFEDKCFVDELSETFFNLIDEVRINVRINCKEDFKQYFPRSIYSETMKAVAKEDIFIGCMKALQDLIPKHFYGGNHNFKIFRKLVHTIIYSMNRQYLFFSKIFRKWDFSVSPWKTLYIDTSRKLLYRFVDWIIKYVLSAIISLNFYVTTCKLDSDENKLYFFKKEHWQSFHDKKVCNMLLTKVIEKYELKLGNKCIKNNNLQERLCLKNLKKDIPKLHLILKPNNNCRIIVCYKNNQLSKDEKYKIKEKLIFINLLTGKTQEKMGKQYELLHATWLEKNKPKLYFIKTDLTNAFGSINKQQLLKIIYKKHLMLQESEKCIFMKRKLAQNFKDIMLELQKPLLIRIGSTIYEWKEGLVQGYKYSPALSELYYSYMDKIYFHEHHTNVKELKLFTRVVDDYLYITNSLDDAKSFLNALSRYKNVNYDKTLVNFPHEFIKFSNTMTFLGYSYDTNTLTVSRANNVYSGQMCYKISFSHAVTNLYKFLENRIGVSGIQISGHIFNLHYNTEESLWEHIFITFCLAANKFCTILSILCDEEEIVKYFFLYKKKVTVKLCNFIIEIIMNNKPKDLNFVHCINHLRYLSYKALFLCSKLTSKCSILLPIIKSELAKSNCMSGKWKEHASVLYTNGKVCKSAVREICRRPDLKIIMKKFENLPDGFQCYISNKLLN; this comes from the coding sequence ATGGATAATCCCATATGTTTCTCtcattactttataaataaacaaaacattaggacatttaaaaatgttcttaatttgaaatatctaaaagaaaaagatagcAAAGTGTTTTgtgaatatatatttgaagACAAATGTTTTGTGGACGAACTATccgaaacattttttaatttgatcgaCGAGGTAAGAATTAATGTTAGAATTAACTGCAAAGAAGACTTTAAACAGTATTTTCCTCGATCTATATATTCTGAAACTATGAAAGCAGTTGCAAAGGAAGATATCTTCATTGGATGTATGAAGGCTTTACAAGATTTAATACCTAAACACTTCTACGGTggaaatcataattttaaaatttttcgaaAACTAGTCCACACAATTATATACAGTATGAAtcgacaatatttatttttctcaaaaATATTCAGAAAATGGGACTTCTCTGTATCTCCATGGAAAACGCTTTATATTGATACATCTAGGAAATTACTCTATAGATTTGTAGAttggattataaaatatgtattatcgGCTATTATAagcttaaatttttatgtgacTACATGTAAATTAGATTCAGATGAAAataagctttatttttttaaaaaagagcATTGGCAAAGCTTTCATGACAAAAAAGTCTGCAATATGCTCCTCACCaaagttattgaaaaatatgaattgaAATTGGGTAATAAATGTATCAAAAACAACAATCTTCAGGAAAGATTGTGTCTCAAGAATCTTAAAAAAGACATTCCAAAACTTCATTTAATACTTAAGCCTAATAACAATTGTAGAATAATTGTATGCTACAAAAATAATCAGCTAAGTaaagatgaaaaatataagataaaagagaaattaatttttataaatttattaactggCAAGACTCAAGAGAAAATGGGGAAACAATATGAGTTACTCCATGCAACATggcttgaaaaaaataaaccaaagctgtattttataaaaacagatCTTACTAATGCTTTTGGTTCTATTAATAAACAGCaattattaaagataatttataaaaaacatttaatgttaCAAGAATCagagaaatgtatttttatgaaaagaaaGTTAGCGCAGAATTTTAAGGACATTATGTTGGAGTTACAAAAGCCTTTATTAATTCGTATTGGATCAACAATTTATGAATGGAAAGAAGGTTTAGTACAAGGGTATAAGTATTCACCAGCCCTTTCTGAACTGTACTACTCTTATAtggataaaatttatttccacGAACATCatacaaatgtaaaagaattgaaattatttactcGAGTAGTGGAtgactatttatatattacaaattcatTAGATGATGCAAAATCATTTCTAAATGCTTTAtctagatataaaaatgtcaattatGATAAGACATTGGTAAATTTTCctcatgaatttattaaatttagcaaTACAATGACATTTTTGGGTTATTCCTACGATACTAACACTTTAACTGTTAGTCGGGCAAATAATGTATATTCAGGTCAAATGTGTTATAAGATCTCCTTTTCCCATGCTGTTACGAACCTTTATAAATTCTTAGAGAACCGTATTGGAGTATCGGGTATTCAAATAAGTggtcatatttttaatctgcatTATAACACTGAGGAGTCATTGTGggaacatatatttataacattttgtttagcagcaaataaattttgtaccaTATTGTCTATACTCTGCGATGAAGAAgagattgtaaaatatttttttctgtacaaGAAAAAGGTTAcagttaaattatgtaattttattatagaaataataatgaacaataaaccgaaagatttaaatttcgtACATTGTATAAATCATTTGAGATATCTTTCATATAAAGCATTGTTTTTATGTTCAAAGTTGACATCAAAATGTAGTATATTGCTGCCAATTATCAAATCAGAATTAGCTAAATCGAATTGTATGTCTGGTAAATGGAAGGAACATGCTAGTGTTTTATATACTAATGGTAAAGTTTGTAAATCAGCTGTTAGAGAAATATGCCGTAGAccggatttaaaaataatcatgaagaaatttgaaaatttacctGATGGATTCCAATGTTACATTAGTAATaagttgttaaattaa
- the LOC123722380 gene encoding glycerate kinase-like, giving the protein MAKAIVNDLIQIFKSGVTAVLPENIVKKCLNYSPITQNLKVCEENYDLKNKKVYVIGTGKAAQNMAVEVEKLLGRKITEGIISIPKGSLNKNLIKNNISYYEGAKDNLPDTEAMITAKKIDHLITNLGKDDFLLVLISGGGSALLPLPVEPISLSEKTTLIKQLANSGADIKELNTVRKRISALKGGELALKSKANKTIALILSDIVGDPLDLIASGPTTENTDNPEDALNIIKKYNLYDNLSQSIITVLEKNYQQKPFPKEIVTNFIIGSNKLSTEAAAIEAIALNYFPIQLSNIVTGNVKEIALKYANLTKAFCDFLSNKINAPTFKDIIDNLSIPGLNSHFVDSLESIKEKDICLILGGEITVEVKGSGLGGRNQQLALEFSNYLNDIKNKLINYDIYFLSAGTDGIDGPTDAAGAIGYINLISDCELEQLDVNSYLNNNDSYNFYKKFKNGSLHIKTGHTNTNVMDIHLILIKRLII; this is encoded by the coding sequence ATGGCAAAGGCAATTGTGAATGAtttgatacaaatttttaaaagcgGTGTAACAGCGGTCTTACCAGAGAAtatcgtaaaaaaatgtttaaattacagTCCTATTACACAGAATCTAAAAGTTTGCGAAGAAAATTACGACTTAAAAAACAAGAAAGTCTACGTAATCGGAACTGGAAAAGCTGCACAAAATATGGCTGTTGAAGTTGAGAAATTATTAGGAAGAAAAATCACTGAAGGAATAATTAGTATACCCAAAGGAAGcttaaataagaatttaattaaaaataatatatcttatTATGAAGGTGCCAAAGACAATTTACCAGATACAGAAGCTATGATTACAGCTAAAAAAATTGATCATCTCATAACAAATCTAGGGAAAGATGATTTCCTTTTAGTCCTTATATCAGGAGGTGGCTCGGCTTTACTACCTTTACCAGTAGAACCAATAAGCCTAAGTGAAAAAACTACATTGATAAAACAATTAGCAAATTCAGGTGCAGATATTAAAGAGTTAAATACTGTTAGAAAAAGGATATCTGCTCTAAAAGGAGGAGAATTGGctttaaaaagtaaagcaAACAAAACTATTGCTCTAATACTTTCTGATATAGTTGGTGATCCATTAGACTTGATAGCTAGTGGTCCTACAACAGAGAATACAGATAATCCAGAAGAtgctttaaatataattaaaaagtacaatttATATGACAATCTTTCACAATCTATAATAACAGTGTTAGAAAAGAATTATCAGCAAAAACCATTTCCGAAAGAAATAGttacaaactttattattgGCTCTAATAAACTGAGCACAGAGGCAGCGGCTATTGAAGCTATAGcacttaattattttccaatTCAATTATCAAATATTGTGACTGGTAATGTTAAAGAAATTGCACTTAAATATGCAAATTTAACAAAAGCATTTTGTGACTTTTTGAGTAACAAAATCAATGCACCAACATTTAAAGATATCATAGACAACTTGAGTATACCAGGACTGAATTCACATTTTGTAGATTCTCTTGAAAGTATAAAAGAGAAAGATATCTGTTTAATATTAGGTGGAGAAATTACTGTTGAGGTAAAAGGAAGTGGTTTAGGTGGTAGAAATCAACAATTAGCTTTAGAATtctcaaattatttgaatgacataaaaaataaactaatcaATTATGATATTTACTTTCTAAGTGCAGGAACTGATGGTATTGATGGACCAACTGATGCAGCTGGAGCTATTGgctatattaatttgatatcgGATTGTGAACTTGAACAACTAGATGTTAATTCATACTTGAATAATAATGATTCATATAACTTCTATAAGAAGTTCAAAAATGGATCTCTACATATAAAAACAGGTCATACAAACACTAATGTGATGgatatacatttaatactcATTAAAAgactaattatataa
- the LOC106720474 gene encoding uncharacterized protein LOC106720474 has product MTEKQIGFLYKVAARLATVPKDESQVKHLRSYYMMRCIEITKGYGLPQQQFSVKNRCPHCCLEWTRNTGTKVKSLQLSKRQRKRIKRNKLKKDLLYSNKLEQTCNFCKHTTTRTVLKPKLENKALIKVEAGHTKSKKSKNVIEKKEDQKSTDKNQILNAYITSKDVFSLSNKNNTLSNTIKEKPKLIKNNKRKKDKFAGLCKQAVLASAKFKVEKEKP; this is encoded by the exons atgactgaaaagcaaataggatttttatacaaagtaGCTGCTAGATTAGCAACTGTACCAAAAGACGAATCACAAGTAAAACACCTAAGAAGTTATTACAT GATGAGGTGTATAGAAATAACAAAGGGTTATGGATTACCACAGCAACAATTTTCTGTCAAAAATCGTTGTCCACATTGTTGTTTAGAATGGACAAGAAATACTGGCACAAAA GTCAAATCTTTACAACTAAGTAAGAGACAGAGAAAAAGAATCAAgagaaacaaattaaaaaaagatttattgtaCAGCAATAAGCTT gaACAAACTTGTAACTTTTGTAAACACACCACTACTAGGACAGTTTTAAAACCTAAATTGGAAAATAAAGCACTCATTAAAGTGGAAGCTGGACATACAAAAAGCAAAAAATCCAAAaatgtaatagaaaaaaaagaggACCAAAAATCAActgataaaaatcaaatactaaATGCATATATCACATCAAAGGATGTGTTTTCAttgagtaataaaaacaatacactATCTAACACTATAAAGGAAAAACCAAAACTAATCAAGAACAACAAAAGGAAAAAGGATAAATTTGCCGGCTTATGTAAACAAGCAGTGCTAGCTTCTGCTAAATTTAAAGTGGAAAAAGAAAAGCCC
- the LOC123722387 gene encoding DNA replication licensing factor Mcm6-like: MDVADTYSTQKQVKDDVGVRCQKLFQDFLEEFKEDNEIKYEKPAKELIKPEASTLEVSFDDVERYNQNLATTIIEEYYRIYPFLNQAILNYVLSITDSNVKKELVGKECYVSFVDVPTRHKVRELTTTKIGTLIRISGQIVRTHPVHPELVLGTFVCLDCQTVVKNVEQQFKYTLPAICRNPVCANRRRFMLDADKSVFVDFQKIRIQETQAELPRGCIPRSLEVILRAEAVESVQAGDRYDFTGTLIVVPDVGSLSLPGAKAELTTRTRQGNEGQMEGIKGLKALGVRELHYKTAFLACSVQAMSRRFGTAEITADDLTTDDMRKHMTDKEWNQVYEMTKDRNLYNNLITSLFPSIHGNNEVKRGILLMLFGGVAKTTIEGTTLRGDINVCIVGDPSTAKSQLLKQVSEMTPRAVYTSGKASSAAGLTAAVVRDEESFDFVIEAGALMLADNGVCCIDEFDKMDPGDQVAIHEAMEQQTISIAKAGVRATLNARTSILAAANPVGGRYDRAKSLQQNVALSAPIMSRFDLFFILIDESSEMVDYAIARKIVDLHCNKEETYDCVYSREDLLRYIAFARSFKPFITEEAGKLLVEYYTVLRGRDAGGAGAGSGAWRITVRQLESLVRLSEAVAKLHCSGAVTEHHVHEAYRLLNKSIIRVEQPDIHLDEDDPQSEPMMEVDQDPSTTTTVNGDSSGKKKLTLSFEEYKSLSVMLVVFMRKEESEAESRGEESAGMRKSAVVNWYLEQLVTQGQIENEDELVERKVLVEKVIERLMYHDQVIIPLTTTGLKATQKSSEQEIEDDPLLVVHPNFVVDA; encoded by the exons atggatgTAGCTGATACTTATTCTACCCAGAAGCAAGTAAAAGATGATGTAGGTGTGCGTTGCCAAAAGTTGTTTCAAGATTTTTTAGAAGA gTTTAAAGAagacaatgaaattaaatacgaGAAACCGgcaaaagaattaataaagCCAGAAGCCAGTACCTTAGAAGTCAGTTTTGATGATGTTGAACGATACAACCAGAATCTAGCTACAACTATTATTGAAGAATATTATAGAATATATCCATTTCTCAACCAAGCTATATTAAACTATGTGCTGAGTATAACTGACAGTAATGTTAAAAAGGAACTCGTTGGTAAAGAATGCTATGTGTCATTTGTAGATGTGCCTACAAGGCATAAAGTACGAGAATTAACGACAACTAAGATTGGGACGTTGATAAGAATTTCAGGACAAATTGTAAGAACTCATCCCGTACATCCGGAGTTAGTTTTGGGCACATTTGTCTGTTTAGATTGTCAGActgttgtaaaaaatgttgaacAACAATTTAag tacaCTTTACCAGCAATTTGTAGGAATCCAGTGTGCGCGAATAGAAGACGGTTCATGTTAGATGCTGACAAATCAGTATTTGTTGACTTTCAAAAGATAAGAATACAAGAGACACAAGCGGAGTTACCCCGTGGCTGTATACCACGCTCTCTTGAAGTCATACTTAGGGCAGAGGCCGTGGAATCTGTACag GCAGGTGACAGATATGATTTTACAGGTACACTTATAGTAGTACCAGATGTTGGCTCCCTTTCATTACCTGGAGCCAAAGCGGAACTGACTACAAGGACTAGACAGGGTAATGAGGGTCAAATGGAAGGTATCAAGGGACTGAAAGCATTGGGTGTACGTGAACTGCATTACAA GACAGCATTCCTCGCGTGCAGTGTACAGGCAATGTCTCGTCGCTTTGGCACTGCGGAGATAACTGCAGATGATCTAACAACTGATGACATGAGGAAACACATGACTGACAAGGAGTGGAACCAg GTGTATGAGATGACAAAAGACAGGAATCTGTATAATAATCTAATAACAAGCTTATTTCCAAGCATACACGGGAACAATGAAGTAAAACGAGGAATATTACTTATGTTATTTGGAGGAGTCGCTAAAACTACTATTGAAG GTACCACACTACGTGGTGACATCAATGTATGTATAGTGGGAGATCCGAGCACTGCTAAGTCACAGTTATTGAAACAAGTCAGTGAGATGACACCCCGTGCTGTCTATACTAGTGGCAAAGCATCATCTGCAGCCGGTCTCACTGCGGCTGTTGTTAGG GACGAGGAATCATTCGACTTTGTAATCGAAGCGGGCGCACTGATGTTGGCTGACAATGGTGTGTGCTGTATTGATGAGTTTGATAAGATGGACCCCGGAGACCAGGTTGCTATACACGAGGCCATGGAACAGCAGACTATATCCATTGCTAAG gcAGGAGTAAGAGCAACTTTAAATGCTAGAACTTCAATATTAGCTGCCGCCAATCCTGTAGGTGGTAGATATGACCGTGCGAAGTCTCTGCAGCAAAATGTAGCTCTCAGTGCACCTATCATGTCCCGGTTTGATCTATTCTTTATACTAATAGATGAGAGCAGTGAAATGGTTGATTATGCCATTGCAAGGAAAATAGTAGATTTACACTGCAATAAAGAAGAAACCTACGACTGTGTTTACTCTAGAGAAGATCTGTTAAGATATATTGCTTTTGCGAGATCATTCAAGCCGTTTATCACTGAA gaaGCAGGGAAGTTACTAGTGGAATACTACACAGTGCTGCGGGGGCGTGAcgcgggcggggcgggggcggggtcGGGGGCGTGGCGTATCACAGTACGTCAGCTGGAGTCACTTGTGAGGCTCTCAGAAGCCGTTGCCAAGTTGCACTGCAGCGGTGCTGTCACTGAACATCATGTACATGAAGCTTACAG GTTACTAAACAAATCTATAATCCGAGTTGAGCAACCTGATATACATTTAGATGAAGATGATCCTCAGTCGGAACCCATGATGGAGGTTGACCAAGACCCATCTACAACCACCACGG TAAACGGAGACTCATCTGGAAAGAAGAAACTAACCCTATCATTTGAAGAATACAAATCTCTAAGTGTCATGCTTGTTGTGTTTATGAGGAAAGAGGAAAGCGAAGCTGAATCTAGag GTGAGGAGAGCGCAGGTATGCGTAAGAGTGCAGTAGTAAACTGGTATTTAGAGCAACTGGTGACACAAGGACAGATAGAAAATGAAGACGAGTTGGTTGAAAGGAAAGTTCTGGTTGAAAAAGTTATTGAAAGGCTCATGTATCAT gATCAAGTTATTATACCTTTGACAACCACTGGTCTAAAAGCAACTCAGAAATCATCAGAACAAGAGATAGAAGACGATCCATTATTAGTCGTCCACCCAAACTTCGTTGTGGACgcataa